Proteins encoded by one window of Arabidopsis thaliana chromosome 2, partial sequence:
- the PUP5 gene encoding purine permease 5 (purine permease 5 (PUP5); CONTAINS InterPro DOMAIN/s: Protein of unknown function DUF6, transmembrane (InterPro:IPR000620), Protein of unknown function DUF250 (InterPro:IPR004853); BEST Arabidopsis thaliana protein match is: purine permease 1 (TAIR:AT1G28230.1).) translates to MTTFKDDNPQSNLSVRLLMDETTERPTVSFSYSNWISNIKKSTREAYEAKPFSHWILLFFSGAAMLIAFPASSLLSRLYFSNGGKSKWIISWVAVAGWPITCLILLPTYIFQKIKPTPLNTKLVLSYVVLGFLSAADNLMYAYAYAYLPASTSSLLASSSLAFSALFGYLIVKNPLNASVINSIVVITGAMAIIALDSSSDRYSYISNSQYFAGFFWDIMGSALHGLIFALSELLFVKLLGRRSFHVALEQQVMVSLTAFAFTTIGMVVSNDFQGMSHEAKSFKGGESLYTQVLVWSAVTFQLGVLGATAVLFLASTVMAGVLNAVRVPITSVAAVILMHDPMSGFKILSLVLTFWGFSSYIYGSSSSNSSTQASSSSS, encoded by the coding sequence GACTACTAATGGATGAAACAACAGAACGCCCAACTGTTTCgttttcatattcaaattggatatcaaacatcaaaaaatcAACACGAGAAGCTTACGAAGCAAAGCCCTTTTCACATTggattcttttgttcttcagtGGTGCGGCAATGCTCATAGCTTTCCCAGCTTCTAGTCTACTCTCTCGTCTTTACTTCTCCAATGGTGGTAAAAGCAAATGGATCATTTCTTGGGTTGCTGTTGCTGGATGGCCAATCACTTGTCTTATTTTACTTCCTACATATATCTTTCAAAAGATCAAACCAACACCTCTCAATACAAAGCTTGTTCTCTCTTATGTTGTGCTCGGTTTCTTGAGTGCTGCAGACAACCTTATGTATGCTTATGCCTATGCGTACCTCCCTGCTTCGACTTCTTCTCTTCTGGCTTCTTCGTCGCTTGCCTTCTCTGCTTTGTTTGGCTATCTCATTGTTAAAAACCCGCTGAATGCTTCGGTTATCAACTCCATCGTGGTTATAACCGGTGCTATGGCTATAATAGCGCTGGATTCAAGCTCTGATCGGTACAGTTATATAAGCAACAGTCAATACTTTGCAGGTTTCTTTTGGGACATAATGGGATCTGCGCTTCACGGGCTCATTTTCGCGTTATCTGAGCTTCTCTTTGTGAAATTGCTTGGAAGAAGGTCTTTTCACGTTGCTTTGGAGCAGCAAGTCATGGTTTCTCTCACAGCTTTTGCGTTTACCACTATTGGGATGGTTGTGAGCAATGATTTCCAAGGGATGAGTCACGAAGCTAAGAGTTTCAAAGGCGGTGAGTCTCTGTACACTCAGGTTCTTGTCTGGAGTGCAGTCACGTTTCAACTGGGTGTTCTTGGGGCGACCGCGGTCTTGTTTCTGGCATCCACAGTCATGGCTGGAGTCCTTAACGCTGTGAGAGTTCCCATCACGAGCGTAGCCGCTGTTATATTGATGCATGATCCAATGAGTGGCTTCAAAATCCTGTCTTTGGTTTTGACGTTCTGGGGATTCAGCTCTTATATCTACGGGAGCTCGAGCTCGAACTCAAGTACTCaagcttcctcttcttcatcctaA
- the PUP5 gene encoding purine permease 5 (purine permease 5 (PUP5); CONTAINS InterPro DOMAIN/s: Protein of unknown function DUF6, transmembrane (InterPro:IPR000620), Protein of unknown function DUF250 (InterPro:IPR004853); BEST Arabidopsis thaliana protein match is: purine permease 1 (TAIR:AT1G28230.1); Has 506 Blast hits to 495 proteins in 68 species: Archae - 4; Bacteria - 41; Metazoa - 16; Fungi - 40; Plants - 347; Viruses - 0; Other Eukaryotes - 58 (source: NCBI BLink).) — translation MDETTERPTVSFSYSNWISNIKKSTREAYEAKPFSHWILLFFSGAAMLIAFPASSLLSRLYFSNGGKSKWIISWVAVAGWPITCLILLPTYIFQKIKPTPLNTKLVLSYVVLGFLSAADNLMYAYAYAYLPASTSSLLASSSLAFSALFGYLIVKNPLNASVINSIVVITGAMAIIALDSSSDRYSYISNSQYFAGFFWDIMGSALHGLIFALSELLFVKLLGRRSFHVALEQQVMVSLTAFAFTTIGMVVSNDFQGMSHEAKSFKGGESLYTQVLVWSAVTFQLGVLGATAVLFLASTVMAGVLNAVRVPITSVAAVILMHDPMSGFKILSLVLTFWGFSSYIYGSSSSNSSTQASSSSS, via the coding sequence ATGGATGAAACAACAGAACGCCCAACTGTTTCgttttcatattcaaattggatatcaaacatcaaaaaatcAACACGAGAAGCTTACGAAGCAAAGCCCTTTTCACATTggattcttttgttcttcagtGGTGCGGCAATGCTCATAGCTTTCCCAGCTTCTAGTCTACTCTCTCGTCTTTACTTCTCCAATGGTGGTAAAAGCAAATGGATCATTTCTTGGGTTGCTGTTGCTGGATGGCCAATCACTTGTCTTATTTTACTTCCTACATATATCTTTCAAAAGATCAAACCAACACCTCTCAATACAAAGCTTGTTCTCTCTTATGTTGTGCTCGGTTTCTTGAGTGCTGCAGACAACCTTATGTATGCTTATGCCTATGCGTACCTCCCTGCTTCGACTTCTTCTCTTCTGGCTTCTTCGTCGCTTGCCTTCTCTGCTTTGTTTGGCTATCTCATTGTTAAAAACCCGCTGAATGCTTCGGTTATCAACTCCATCGTGGTTATAACCGGTGCTATGGCTATAATAGCGCTGGATTCAAGCTCTGATCGGTACAGTTATATAAGCAACAGTCAATACTTTGCAGGTTTCTTTTGGGACATAATGGGATCTGCGCTTCACGGGCTCATTTTCGCGTTATCTGAGCTTCTCTTTGTGAAATTGCTTGGAAGAAGGTCTTTTCACGTTGCTTTGGAGCAGCAAGTCATGGTTTCTCTCACAGCTTTTGCGTTTACCACTATTGGGATGGTTGTGAGCAATGATTTCCAAGGGATGAGTCACGAAGCTAAGAGTTTCAAAGGCGGTGAGTCTCTGTACACTCAGGTTCTTGTCTGGAGTGCAGTCACGTTTCAACTGGGTGTTCTTGGGGCGACCGCGGTCTTGTTTCTGGCATCCACAGTCATGGCTGGAGTCCTTAACGCTGTGAGAGTTCCCATCACGAGCGTAGCCGCTGTTATATTGATGCATGATCCAATGAGTGGCTTCAAAATCCTGTCTTTGGTTTTGACGTTCTGGGGATTCAGCTCTTATATCTACGGGAGCTCGAGCTCGAACTCAAGTACTCaagcttcctcttcttcatcctaA